A segment of the Candidatus Rokuibacteriota bacterium genome:
CCCGACGGACCCAGAAGCGACACCAGCTCGCCGGGCTTGACCTGGAGGGAGAGCCCTTCGACGGCCGCCACGTGGCCGTACCGTTTGGTCAGGTTCCTGATCGTCACGCCGGGCATCGTTGGCGCCTCGATGCGTGCCTGTGGCTCGCGATAACGAACCCGTTCACTCCTTGGCGCCGAGGAAGTCGCGCCCGAGGACGGTCTGCATCAGGACCACGATGGCGAAGGTCATGGCGAGCATGAAGAGGCCGAGAACGGCGATCGCGCCGAAGTGCCCCTCCTCCTTGAGGTCGAAGATCACCACCGACATGACCTTGGTGCTGGGCGTGAACAGGAGGATCGAGGCCGACAGCTCGCGGATCACGCCGATGAAGATGAAGCACCAGGTTGCGATGATTCCACTCCGCGCGAGGGGGGCCGTGATCTCGCCGAGGACGCGGAGGCGGCCGGCACCGAGGATGCGACCGGCCTCCTCGAGCTCGGCGTGGATCCCGCGGAACGTGGCGTCGGACTGCGAGTAGCCCACCGGCATCTCCTTGGTGAGGTAGGCGACGAAGAGGATCCAGAGGGTGCCGTAGAGGAGGAGCGGCGGGCGCGTATACGCGACGAAGAGCCCGACGGCCAGCACGACGCCGGGGATGACGATGGGGGCGAGGGCCAAGAAGGCGAGGAGCTGGTGGCCGAGGATGATCCGTCGGTTCGCGATGTAGGCGAGGAGCGCGGCCAGCCCCGCCCCCACGCACGCGGTCATAACGCCCAGCTCGAGCGTGTTGAGGATGGCGGCCTGGGTTGAGCTGTACTGGAAGAAGGTGAACGCGAAGTTCCCAAGGGTGAGGTTCTCCCACGTCATCGGCTGGGCCCACGCGCGGGAGAGGGCGGCCTTCGCCAGGATCCCGTAGGGAAGAAAGATGGCGCAGGCCATGACGGCGAGGCAGCCGAGGAGCGCGGGGTAGCGCCAGGGCCCCAGCCCCACGCTCCGGCGCTGGCCGCCTTTCCCCCCCACGCTCGCATAGCCGCGCCGCCCGAGGAGTTTCTTCTGCATCAGCAGGAGGAGCGCCGTCGCCAGGAGGAGCGGGATGGAAAAGGCCGCGGCCATCTCCACCTTCGGCGGGTACTGAAAGAGGGCCCAGATCTGGGTCGTGATCGTGTGGAAACCCGCGGGAAGCGCCAGGATGGCCGGCGAGCCGAAGAGCGCCAGGGCCTGGAGGACGGCCAGGATGAAGCCGCTCAGGATGGCCGGGGCGACGAGGGGGAGCGTGATCGTCAGCGCGACCTGGAGGCGGCCGGCCCCGAGGACAGCAGCCGCTTCCTCCAGGTCTGAGGCGATCAGGTCGAGGGTGTTGGCGATCATGATGAAGACATAGGGGAAGGTGTAGAGGGCCACGACGAAGATGAGCCCGGGCATGGTGAAGATGTTGAAGAGCGGGTCCTCGGCGCCTGTGAGGCTGCGGTACAGCTTGTTAAGGAGCCCCGCGTTCGGCCCAGCCAGCATTACCCAGGCGAAGGCGCCGAGAAAGGGCGGCGTCACGAACGACGCCATGATGAGGCCGCGGATCAACCGCTTTCCCGGGAGGTCCGTCCGCGACGAGAGCCAGGCCATGGGCGCGCCGATCGCCAGCGACGCAAGCCCCGCCCAGATGGCCAGGACGAGGGTGTTCCAGAGCGCCTTCTGCAGGTGCGGGTCGGTGAACACCTTCCGGTAGTGGGCGAGCGTGACGCCGCCCTCGCTCGACACGCTCACGTGGGCGAGCCAGCCGAGGGGGAGGAGGATCAGGAGGGCCAGGGTCAGGGCCGCCAGGATCCAGACAGGAACGGAGCGCTCCATTCCTTCGAGGCGGGAAACGACCGCGCGCGACAGGACCGTGGTCTCTCGATTCACCGGGCGACCCTACGCGCCGAAGAACTCCACGAAGCGCTTCTTGATCTCTTCGTTCCGCTTCTCCAGCTCGTCCGCGTCGGCTGGGAGGAGCTTCAGCTCGTTCAGCTTGGGTTTGTCAGCCGGATACTTCACCTCCGGGTGCCCCGTGTAGAGACCCTCGCTGTCCGCCAGGGCTTGCTGGACCTCCTTGCTGAAGGTGAAGTCGGTGAAGAGCTTGGCGGCGTTGGGGTGAGGCGCGAAGCTGGTGATGGCGGCGGGTGAGACGATGAGCGGGACACCTTCCTTCGGGTAGACGATCTCGATCGGATTCCCCTTCTTCTTGCTTTGATAGAAGGTGTAGTCGCCCCCGTTCACGGCCACAGGCCGCTCTCCGGAAGCCACCACGCCCGCCGGGTCAACCGCCGACTGAACCAGCATGAGCTTGTTCTGGGCGAGCTGCTTGAAGTAGTCCCACCCGTGGAGGTTCACCAGGGCGAGCACGTGGGTCGCGATGAGCCCGCTGTAGCCAGGGTGAGCCGTGACCAGCTTCCCCTTCCACTTCGGATCGAGAAGATCCTTCCACGTCCTGGGAACCTCGGCTGGCGAGACGAGCTTCGGGTTGTACGCGATGACCGTGAGGGTGGCGCGCAGGCCGTAGTAGTAGCCGTCCCGGTCCTTGAAGCCGGACGGGAACTTCTCGACGCCCGCGGGCGTGTACTGCATGAGGAGCTTTTTCTCCTTCAGCAGCACGAAGTGGCCGGCGTCCGACGTATGCACCACATCTGCGTTCTTGATGTTCGCCTGCAGCTCCTGCATGAGCCGCTGGAGCACCCGCTGCGAGCCTGTCCGGTGGACCTCCACCTTGATCCCCGGGTAAGCCGCCTCGAACATCTTGGCGACCTTTTCGGCGCTGCGGAGCGCGAGCGAGGTGTACCAGACGACCTTCCCTTCTTTCCGGGCGGCCTCCAGGCGCGCGTCCTGGGCGGAGGCGCGGTCGGCCGGCATCACGGCCCATGCCACTACGATTGCGATCGTGAGAAGCCAACGCGTCACCATGACCTTCCCCCTCCATGGGTGCTGGTCAGTTCGGGTTTTCGTTCGCCGCTGCTGGCGGCAGTTGCCACTCCTCCCAACGGCTCACGCCTCCGGCGTCCAGTTCCTGAACTGCTCCCGGAGGACCTTCTTGTCGAACTTCCCGACGCTGGTCTTGGGGATGGCGTCCAGGAAGACGATCGCGTCGGGGAGCCACCACCTGGCGACCTGGGGCCTGAGGAACTCGATCAGCTCCGCGGCCGTGAGGGCGCCCTTCGCCTCGGGCTTGGGGACGACGCAGGCGAGCGGGCGCTCGACCCACTTGGCGTGGGGGACAGCGATGACGGCGGCCTCGAGGACCTTCGGGTGGGCCATGAGGAGGCTCTCCATGTCCACGCTCGAGATCCACTCGCCGCCGGATTTGATCAGGTCCTTGGTGCGGTCCATGATCTGGATGTACCCCTCGGGGTCGATCGTCACGACATCGCCGGTCTTGAACCAGCCGTCGGGTGTGAACGACTTCGCGCTGTCGGGATTGTTGTAATAGCCTTTCACGACCCAGGGGCCGCGCACCTGGAGCTCCCCCATGGATTTGCCGTCCCAGGGGACTTCCTTTCCCTCATCGTCCACGGCTCTGAGTTCGACGCCGACGCTGACGTACCCCTGCTTGGCCCTCACCGCGTAGCGTTGCTCGTCGGGCCAGGCCTCCATGTAGCTTTTCAGCCGCGAGATAGTCCCGAGCGGGGTCATCTCGGTCATCCCCCAGGCGTGGGTCATCGTGACGCCGAACTTCTTCTCGTAGACCTCGAGGAGGCTCTTCGGAGCGGCCGAGCCGCCGATCGGGATGCAGCGGATCGAGGAGAGGTCGAACGACTCTTTCTCCACCAGTTCCTTGATCGCGATCCAGACCGTGGGCACCGCGCCGACGAAGGTCACTTTCTCCGCCTGGATCAGCTCGGCGATGTCGCGGGGCTGGGGGTTGGGGCCGCCGAAGATCTGCGTCGCGCCGACCATCGTCCCGGCGAATGGCACGCACCAGGCGTTGGCGTGGAACATCGGGACGATGTGGAGGATGACGTCCTTCTCGGAGATCCCGAAGGAGTCCGTCATCGCCTGGGCCAGGCAGTGGATGAAGATGGCGCGGTGGCTGTAGACCACGCCCTTCGGGTGGCCGGTGGTTCCCGAGGTGTAGCACATCCCCGCGGCGTCGTCCTCCTCGAGCCGGGGCCATTCGGTCACGGGCTTGGCGTCGCTGAGCAGCGACTCATACTCGAGCACGCCCGCCGGAGTCACGCGCGCAGCTTCAGGCATGACGACGTAGTGCCGGACCGTCTTCAGGTCCTTCCTGATCGGGTCGATGAGGGGCCAGAGGCTCGCGTCCAGGAAGAGGACCGAGTCTCCCGCGTGGCTCATGATGTAGGTGAGGTCCTGGGGCGAGAGGCGGATGTTCACCGTGTGGAGGACCGCGCCGAGGAGCGGGACGGCCCAGTAGATCTCCGCGTGGCGGTGGGAGTTCCAGGCGAAGGTGCCGACCCGGTCGCCCCGGCGGAGCCCCAGCGCCTGGAGCGCACCGGCCAGCCGCATGACGCGCTCACCGAACTCGGCGTAGGTGTACCGGAACAGCGGGGCTGCCGGCACGCGCGTGGCCATGCCCTTCCGGGCGAACAGCCGGCGGCTCCGCTCGAAGAAGTGGGTCAGCGTGAGCGGGTAGTCCATCATCAGACCCTTCATCGCGTCATCCCCCTCGACCCTCGCCGCAGCTCCCATTGCGCGCCCGACCCTCCGCGTCGCCGTCGGTTCGGCGACCAGTCCCCCAAATGCTAGTGGCGCACCTGCGTCCTGTCAACCTCGTCGCCTTTACTGGTTTGCCCTCTTCGGTGTATCGTGGGGCCACGATGGACTCGCGCTGGTCCGACGCCGAGACGAAGGGCCTCTCAAGCCTCGATCTGCTCGTCTACGCCTCGCGCCTCATCGGTGCCGAGACCTCCCTCGTGGTCTGGGGTGGCGGCAACACCTCGATCAAGGTGGTCGAGCGCGACTTCGCCGGGCGGGAGGTCAGAGTTCTCAGGGTGAAGGGGAGCGGCTCAGATCTCAAGACCATCACCCGGAAGGACTTCCCCGGCGTCCGGATGGATGACCTGCTGGCGCTCCTCGAGCGGGACGAGATGGGCGACCAGGAGATGGTGGACTACCTCGTGCACGCGCTCCAGGAGCCCGGCGGCCCGCGGCCGTCGATCGAGACCCTCCTCCATGGCTTCCTGCCCTTCGAGGTCGTCATCCATACCCATGCCGACGCCATCGTCTCGCTGACCAACACCGACCGCTGCGCCGACCTGCTGCGCCAGGTCTACGGGCGGGAGGTCGTGGCGATCCCTTACCGGCGTCCGGGCTTCCGGCTTTCCAAGGACGTGGCACTGGCGCTCCGGGAGAATCCAGAGGCCAGGGCGGTGATTCTGGAAAAGCACGGCACGATCAACTGGGGGGGCACGGCGAGGGCAGCGTACCTCGCGACGCTTGACCTGATTACGCGAGCCGAGGCGGCGATCGGCGCAAAGGGCAGGGGGCGACGGCGCTTCGGTGGGGTGCAGGTGGCTCCCCTCGACCCCGACGCCCGTCGGGAGGTGGCGCTGGCGGTCGCGCCGTTCCTCCGGGGGCTGGTGAGCCGCGCCCGACGGGCGATCCTCCATTTCGACGATGCTCCCGACGTCCTGGAGTTCGTGGCCTCGATCGAGGCGCCAACGCTCTCGCAGGTCGGCCCGGCGACGCCCGATCACACGATCTACACCAAGCGGCTTCCCTGCTTCGTGCGGGCCGATCGTCCCGGCGATCCGGACCGGCTCAAGGCTGTGCTCGGAGACGCCGTGGAGCGCTTCGTGACCGATTACACCGCCTACTTCGAGGCCAACCGCTTCGAGGGCGCCACGCTCCTGGACCCCTTCCCCAGGATAATCCTGATCCCGGGGCTCGGGATGTTCACGACGGGCAAGGACGCGCGGACGGCCGGGATCGTCGCGGATCTCTACCACCATACGATCTCCGTCCTCGGCGCCGCCTCCAGTTTCGGCCGGTACGTCTCGCTGACCTCGAAGGAGGCCTTCGACGTCGAGTACTGGCCGCTCGAGCTGTACAAGCTCACCCTGGCGCCTCCCGAGAAGGAGCTGGCGCGGCGGATCGCGCTGGTCACGGGAGGGGCGAGCGGGATCGGCAAGGCGGTGGCGCTCAGGCTCGCTCGGGAGGGCGCCCACGTCGTGATCGGAGACCTGGACGGGGCCGGGGCGCTCAAGACGGCTGAGGAGATCAGCAGTGCGCACGGCGCGGGCCGGGCCCTCGGGCTCGCGATGGACGTGACCCGTGAGGCCTCGGTCGGCCGGGCCGTCGAGGAAGCCGTGCTCGCCTACGGGGGCCTCGACATCGTCGTCTCCAACGCCGGGGTGGCGCACGCTGCAGCTCTCGACCGGACCGAGCTGGCGGACTGGGAGCGGAGCCTGGCGGTGAACGCGACGGGCCACTTCCTGGTGGTACGCGAGACGCTCCGCGTCCTCAAGGCGCAGGGGCTCGGCGGAGCGGTCGTCTTCGTCGCGACGAAGAACGTCATGTCCCCGGGCAAGGACTTCGGTGCCTATTCCGCCTCCAAGGCCGCCGAAGCCCAGCTCGCCAAAGTCCTGGCCCTCGAGGGCGGGCCCTTCGGCATCCGCGCCAACATCGTCAACCCCGATGCGGTGTTCCAGGACTCCAGGCTCTGGTCGCCACAGGTCCGGCGCGAGCGCGCGCGGGCGCAGGGAATCTCCGAGGATCAGCTCGAGGCGTTCTACCGGACGCGCAACCTCCTCGGGGTCTCGATCGTTCCCGAGGATGTGGCGGAGGCGGTCTGCTTCCTCGCCTCGGACCGCTCCGCCAAGACCACCGGGTGCACCCTCACGGTGGACGGCGGCTTGAAGGACGCCTTCCCGCGATGATCAGGTTCGGCGCCCAGCTCTCGCTCCACCCGCCGGAGAAGCAGTTCGCCCTCGCCCAGCGTGTCGAGGCGCTCGGCTTCGACTCGCTCTGGACCGGCGACCACGTGAGCTTCCACAACCCGCTCTACGAGTCTCTCACGCTGCTTGCGTCCTATGCCGCGATCACCCGTCATGTCAGGCTCGGGACGGCGGTGTATCTCCTGGCGCTCCGCCACCCGACCGCGGTGGCCAAGGCCACGTCCACCCTCGACGTGCTCTCGCAGGGGCGGCTGATCTTCGGCGTCGGCGTGGGAGGGGAGAACCCCAAGGAGTTCGAGGCCTGCGGCATCCCTCACAACGAGCGCGGGGCTCGTGTCAACGAGGGGATCGAGGTGCTGCGGGCGCTCTGGACGCGGACGCCCGCGTCGTTCGCGGGAAGGTTTGTCAAGTTCGAGGGCGTGAGCATCGACCCGAAACCGGTCCAGCCCGGCGGCCCACGGATCTGGATCGGGGGCCGGTCGGACGCCGCGCTCCGCCGTGCGGGAAAGCTGGGCGACGGCTGGGTCTCTTACGTGGTGACGCCGGACCGCTACAGGCGGAGCGTGGAGACGATGCGTGAGGCGGCCCTCGCCGCGGGGCGAGAGCCGGGACCGCTCGAGACCGCCCACCTCACCTTCATCACCGCGGGAAAGGACCACGACAAGGCGCGGGATACGTGGGTCAGGCGTCTGTCGAAACGCTACAACCAGGACTTCGCCCCGCTGGCCGAGAAGTATGGCTTCATCGGCACTCCCTCCCGGTGCATCGAGCAGATCGAGCGCTTCGCCGAGGCCGGCTGCGGCTACTTCCTCCTCAACCCGATCTGCGAATCCGCCGAGGAGGAGGAGCAGCTCGAGATCCTGGCGTCCGAGATCCTGCCCCATTTCCGAAGGAAGGGGTAGGCATGGCCCCCAAGGTGGTCGTGGGCAAGAGCCGCGTCGAGGCGGGGCGGCGCCTGACTCCCGCGATCTTCGAGGTCGATCTCAGGATGGAGGACCCTCCGGAGCTCGGCTTCGAGGCCGGCCAGTGGGTCTCGATCCCCTTCGGCCCCAAGACCGTTCGCGCCTACTCGTTGGCCTCGCCGCCCTCGAGCCGTCGCGTGATCACCCTCTGCGCCGACGTGGCTCCCGGCCAGATCGGCTCCCGGTGGTTCACGAGCCTCAAGGTGGGCGACCCGGTCGAGTTCAAAGGGCCGATGGGTGGCTTTGTCCTGAAGCGCGCGGACCCCCGGCGGCCCCTCTTCGTCGCCGAGGAGATCGGGATCGTCCCGATCCGCTCGATCCTCTGGGATTGCTTTCAGACCGGCTTCGGCCGGCCCGCGACGTTGATCTACTGGGGCCGGGATCCCTCCTGGCTCGCCTACGACCCGGAGTTCAGGCTGCTGAGCCGCCGCTATCCCGCCTTCGGCTATCTGCCGGTCGTGAGGGAGGCCACCGGCGGGTGGGACGGGGAGAAGGGCGAACCCGAGGAGGCGGTGGAGCGGGTCGTCCGATCGGTTGAGGGGCTCGTGGCCTACGTGTCGGGCGGGGGCGAGACGATCAACAGGATCCGCGACGTCCTGATGGCGAAGGGTCTCGATCGCAGGTCCGTGAAGTGGGAGAAGTTCTGGTAGCCCGGGAGGAGGCGGGAACCGTCAGCGGATAGCAGGGCCGCCGGGGATCGCGGCGTCCAGATACGAGGGAGCCCATGGGCGAGATTCTGGACCTGGCCGAGCGCTTCTGGAACGGCGGGTGAGGTCCACGCCATGCGGGTGGTCGTGACCGGGGGCAGCGGACGGCTCGGCCGGGCGGTGGTCGCCGAGCTGCGCGAGGAGCACGACATCCTCGTTTTCGATCAGCAGCGCCCCGAGGAGAGCGAGGGCATCCGCGTCCGGCTCGGCGATCATCGTGACCTCGGCCAGGTCGTCGGCGCGGTGAGGGACGCGGATGTGATCGTTCACCTGTCCGCGATTACCTACCCCGGGCTCTTCGGCGAGGAGGTGCAGTTTGCGTCCAACGTCCTGGGAGCGTTTCACGTAGCCGAGGCCGCCGCCACCCTCGGCGTGCCGAAGCTCGTGTTCGCGAGCAGTCCCGCGCTCCTCGGCTTCATGGCGCCGAGGGACACCTTCAGGCTCGCCTACCTGCCGGTGGACGAGGATCACCCCCTCGCTCCCCATAACGCGTACGGGCTCTCGAAGCTCGTCACCGAAGAGATCCTCAAGGCCTGGCAGCGGCGGACCGGTGGGTCGGCGGTGGCGCTCCGTCCGTGCTATCTCGTGACGCCGGAGGAGCTGGACACGCGCCTCCGGCCGCGCCTCGAGCATCCCGAGCTTGCCGCGGGCAACCTGTTCAGCTACGTCGACATCCGCGACGCCGCGCTGGTGTTCCGTCTCGCGGTCGAGCGGGAGTTGCCGGGGTACAGCGTCTTCTTCGCCGGCGCGGCCGATCCACTCGCGCGTGAGCCCCTTGCGAACCTGCTGCCCCGCTACTACCCTGGAGCGGAGAAGATGGCGGCCGCGCTGCGCGGGACTCAGCCGGCGATCTCCAACAGGCGCGCCGAGGCCGTGCTCGGGTATCGTCCCAGGTACAGCTGGCGCGACCTGATAAAGCTCGACTGACGCGGGCCCTGGAGGGAACCGTGTCGAACACCGATTCCGGTTTTCGCGGTGTCATCGGCCGCACATACCGCGAGTCGACACCCTGGTGGCCCGAGCGGCCGCGGCCACCCCAGGGCGCTCCCAACGTCCTCTT
Coding sequences within it:
- a CDS encoding iron ABC transporter permease; this translates as MERSVPVWILAALTLALLILLPLGWLAHVSVSSEGGVTLAHYRKVFTDPHLQKALWNTLVLAIWAGLASLAIGAPMAWLSSRTDLPGKRLIRGLIMASFVTPPFLGAFAWVMLAGPNAGLLNKLYRSLTGAEDPLFNIFTMPGLIFVVALYTFPYVFIMIANTLDLIASDLEEAAAVLGAGRLQVALTITLPLVAPAILSGFILAVLQALALFGSPAILALPAGFHTITTQIWALFQYPPKVEMAAAFSIPLLLATALLLLMQKKLLGRRGYASVGGKGGQRRSVGLGPWRYPALLGCLAVMACAIFLPYGILAKAALSRAWAQPMTWENLTLGNFAFTFFQYSSTQAAILNTLELGVMTACVGAGLAALLAYIANRRIILGHQLLAFLALAPIVIPGVVLAVGLFVAYTRPPLLLYGTLWILFVAYLTKEMPVGYSQSDATFRGIHAELEEAGRILGAGRLRVLGEITAPLARSGIIATWCFIFIGVIRELSASILLFTPSTKVMSVVIFDLKEEGHFGAIAVLGLFMLAMTFAIVVLMQTVLGRDFLGAKE
- a CDS encoding extracellular solute-binding protein → MVTRWLLTIAIVVAWAVMPADRASAQDARLEAARKEGKVVWYTSLALRSAEKVAKMFEAAYPGIKVEVHRTGSQRVLQRLMQELQANIKNADVVHTSDAGHFVLLKEKKLLMQYTPAGVEKFPSGFKDRDGYYYGLRATLTVIAYNPKLVSPAEVPRTWKDLLDPKWKGKLVTAHPGYSGLIATHVLALVNLHGWDYFKQLAQNKLMLVQSAVDPAGVVASGERPVAVNGGDYTFYQSKKKGNPIEIVYPKEGVPLIVSPAAITSFAPHPNAAKLFTDFTFSKEVQQALADSEGLYTGHPEVKYPADKPKLNELKLLPADADELEKRNEEIKKRFVEFFGA
- a CDS encoding long-chain fatty acid--CoA ligase, which produces MKGLMMDYPLTLTHFFERSRRLFARKGMATRVPAAPLFRYTYAEFGERVMRLAGALQALGLRRGDRVGTFAWNSHRHAEIYWAVPLLGAVLHTVNIRLSPQDLTYIMSHAGDSVLFLDASLWPLIDPIRKDLKTVRHYVVMPEAARVTPAGVLEYESLLSDAKPVTEWPRLEEDDAAGMCYTSGTTGHPKGVVYSHRAIFIHCLAQAMTDSFGISEKDVILHIVPMFHANAWCVPFAGTMVGATQIFGGPNPQPRDIAELIQAEKVTFVGAVPTVWIAIKELVEKESFDLSSIRCIPIGGSAAPKSLLEVYEKKFGVTMTHAWGMTEMTPLGTISRLKSYMEAWPDEQRYAVRAKQGYVSVGVELRAVDDEGKEVPWDGKSMGELQVRGPWVVKGYYNNPDSAKSFTPDGWFKTGDVVTIDPEGYIQIMDRTKDLIKSGGEWISSVDMESLLMAHPKVLEAAVIAVPHAKWVERPLACVVPKPEAKGALTAAELIEFLRPQVARWWLPDAIVFLDAIPKTSVGKFDKKVLREQFRNWTPEA
- the rhaD gene encoding bifunctional rhamnulose-1-phosphate aldolase/short-chain dehydrogenase — its product is MDSRWSDAETKGLSSLDLLVYASRLIGAETSLVVWGGGNTSIKVVERDFAGREVRVLRVKGSGSDLKTITRKDFPGVRMDDLLALLERDEMGDQEMVDYLVHALQEPGGPRPSIETLLHGFLPFEVVIHTHADAIVSLTNTDRCADLLRQVYGREVVAIPYRRPGFRLSKDVALALRENPEARAVILEKHGTINWGGTARAAYLATLDLITRAEAAIGAKGRGRRRFGGVQVAPLDPDARREVALAVAPFLRGLVSRARRAILHFDDAPDVLEFVASIEAPTLSQVGPATPDHTIYTKRLPCFVRADRPGDPDRLKAVLGDAVERFVTDYTAYFEANRFEGATLLDPFPRIILIPGLGMFTTGKDARTAGIVADLYHHTISVLGAASSFGRYVSLTSKEAFDVEYWPLELYKLTLAPPEKELARRIALVTGGASGIGKAVALRLAREGAHVVIGDLDGAGALKTAEEISSAHGAGRALGLAMDVTREASVGRAVEEAVLAYGGLDIVVSNAGVAHAAALDRTELADWERSLAVNATGHFLVVRETLRVLKAQGLGGAVVFVATKNVMSPGKDFGAYSASKAAEAQLAKVLALEGGPFGIRANIVNPDAVFQDSRLWSPQVRRERARAQGISEDQLEAFYRTRNLLGVSIVPEDVAEAVCFLASDRSAKTTGCTLTVDGGLKDAFPR
- a CDS encoding TIGR03619 family F420-dependent LLM class oxidoreductase: MIRFGAQLSLHPPEKQFALAQRVEALGFDSLWTGDHVSFHNPLYESLTLLASYAAITRHVRLGTAVYLLALRHPTAVAKATSTLDVLSQGRLIFGVGVGGENPKEFEACGIPHNERGARVNEGIEVLRALWTRTPASFAGRFVKFEGVSIDPKPVQPGGPRIWIGGRSDAALRRAGKLGDGWVSYVVTPDRYRRSVETMREAALAAGREPGPLETAHLTFITAGKDHDKARDTWVRRLSKRYNQDFAPLAEKYGFIGTPSRCIEQIERFAEAGCGYFLLNPICESAEEEEQLEILASEILPHFRRKG
- a CDS encoding NAD(P)-dependent oxidoreductase → MRVVVTGGSGRLGRAVVAELREEHDILVFDQQRPEESEGIRVRLGDHRDLGQVVGAVRDADVIVHLSAITYPGLFGEEVQFASNVLGAFHVAEAAATLGVPKLVFASSPALLGFMAPRDTFRLAYLPVDEDHPLAPHNAYGLSKLVTEEILKAWQRRTGGSAVALRPCYLVTPEELDTRLRPRLEHPELAAGNLFSYVDIRDAALVFRLAVERELPGYSVFFAGAADPLAREPLANLLPRYYPGAEKMAAALRGTQPAISNRRAEAVLGYRPRYSWRDLIKLD